A DNA window from Molothrus ater isolate BHLD 08-10-18 breed brown headed cowbird chromosome 2, BPBGC_Mater_1.1, whole genome shotgun sequence contains the following coding sequences:
- the SENP7 gene encoding sentrin-specific protease 7 isoform X1, translated as MSGRTSSSSHVDFRIPKKKTNTKSEDVQVQSPLARLPGSHHCDCPLKEWKLSANNRKPSTKGKRQREYNRHSSNDEESIGQPKVILTNVLSTKIGRKYIDSHVIIDANLPAADKLQSGQLPSSAVASLQTCQILSSPHESSFLSERSERCLRKTDDELCKLTKASKEPEKINAVTFRRRELQKKENKHCGELEKRSRHMNSSTLSQKESGSFVSEKRKRKYSGHISDDCNAHIPQKSLAFSEKKSLSSAQSPGCRIPCEDGQDHRSNPILVPDCPAERDAKDTSTHNHLRPAHCHTEDSASESPSRNVSKIQLSATSGDVLSSQAGTIRKLKLDKSEYLSKLRNRICRGNQHLVSIDPIILSSDDEDGPSEPQCTELMKDNITENKETQSDFCFSAKQLEDKTKSHTEQFLTESVEDKYPLRLPSRSTPKKQPNLALDVEFDRLHIGKFKCLSTGPARFTLKNIVIPFQVSLKSIQLTLDTLDLRRLGWWKSGGGCSSTIIFLWLSVDYVEKIETQMGKLVTSQPSKSNEFVFLEMSQPLTEWEEERLTELITGVSKRNRAPDLAEFLSLKQALPLFKDLSPEESSFVSCNKDLLKQWLPKENTSDAHEPVIQESKLKVIRPSYALANKQNSGCYCISLSSALNEEWKEVREMGAVKNLIVYPPPPAKGGLGVTREDLECLEYGEFLNDVIIDFYLKYLLLEKAPKHIADRTHIFSSFFYKCLTRTEKNSEGDVKVSVAQRRHRRVRTWTRHINIFNKDYIFVPVNEESHWYMAVICFPWLEEAVYEECPQQNSPSPRPRQSPLEPQSESTRAGSVLCRDEEEGHGSRSLFSKGHNEIAASASVLYSAISKISLSNSKKQICKRPCILILDSLKACSVQKTVQVLREYLEVEWEAKRKTHREFSKSTMIDLCPRVPKQDNSSDCGVYLLQYVESFFQNPIVNFEQPLHLENWFPRQLIRNKREEIRDLILQLHFQQQSGSSS; from the exons GCAACCCAAAGTTATCTTGACGAACGTCCTGAGTACGAAAATTGGAAGAAAGTACATAGACAGCCACGTAATAATTGATGCAAATTTACCTGCTGCAGACAAATTGCAATCGGGTCAACTCCCCTCATCAGCTGTTGCCAGCCTACAGACATGTCAAATATTAAGTTCTCCTCATGaaagttcttttctttctgaaag GTCTGAACGTTGCCTGAGAAAGACAGATGATGAACTGTGTAAATTGACCAAGGCTTCTAAGGAACCAGAAAAAATCAATGCTGTCACTTTCAGAAGACGAGAGCTGCAGAAGAAAG aaaacAAGCACTGTGGTGAActggagaagaggagcagaCACATGAACAGCTCTACTCTTAGTCAGAAGGAATCAGGTTCTTTTGTttctgagaaaaggaaaagaaaatacagtggcCATATTTCTGATGATTGTAATGCACACATTCCACAAAAGTCACTTGCATTCTCT gaaaagaaaagtttGAGTTCAGCTCAGTCTCCTGGCTGCAGAATACCCTGTGAGGATGGACAAGACCACAGATCTAATCCTATTCTGGTGCCAGACTGTCCAGCAGAGAGAGATGCTAAAGACACTTCCACCCACAACCACTTAAGGCCTGCTCACTGCCACACAGAGGACTCTGCCTCAGAGTCTCCTTCCAGAAATGTGTCAAAGATACAGCTTTCTGCCACCAGTGGGGATGTGCTTTCCTCACAAGCTGGTACCATCAGGAAATTAAAGCTGGACAAATCAGAGTACCTGAGCAAGCTGCGGAACAGAATCTGCAGGGGTAATCAGCACCTTGTTTCCATTGACCCAA ttaTCCTTTCCAGTGATGATGAAGATGGACCTTCTGAaccacaatgcacagagctgaTGAAGGATAATatcactgaaaataaagaaacGCAGTCTGACTTCTGTTTCTCAGCTAAGCAATTAGAAGACAAGACAAAAAGTCACACAGAGCAG tttttaacAGAGTCAGTTGAAGATAAATATCCTCTCAGGTTACCTTCTAGAAGCACACCTAAAAAGCAGCCAAACCTGGCACTGGATGTTGAATTTGATAGACTACACATTGGGAAATTTAAGTGTTTATCAACCGGTCCTGCTAGG tttacactgaaaaatattgTGATCCCATTTCAGG TGTCTCTTAAGAGCATTCAGCTTACACTGGATACACTGGATCTGAGAAGACTTGGCTGGTGGAAAAGTGGTGGTGGCTGTTCTtcaacaattatttttctttggttatCTGTGGATTATGTAGAAAAGATTGAAACCCAGATGGGAAAGTTAGTTACCAGCCAGCCAT ccAAATCCaatgaatttgtatttttggaAATGTCTCAGCCACTCACAGAATGGGAAGAAGAGAGGCTGACTGAACTGATTACAGGTGTCAGCAAGAGGAACAGAGCACCAGATCTTGCTGAGTTTTTGTCTTTGAAACAAGCATTACCCTTGTTTAAGGATCTTTCTCCTGAAGAAAGCTCTTTTGTGAGTTGCAATAAGGATCTACTAAAGCAATGGCTGCCAAAAGAGAATACCTCAGATGCTCATGAGCCTGTAATTCAG GAATCAAAGCTAAAAGTGATCAGGCCCAGTTATGCTCTTGCAAATAAGCAGAATAGTGGCTGCTATTGTATCTCTTTGTCCTCTGCACTGAATGAAGAATGGAAAGAAGTAAGAGAAATGGGAGCAGTTAAGAA TTTAATTGTTTATCCACCCCCACCTGCAAAAGGAGGACTGGGAGTCACAAGAGAAGACCTAGAGTGCTTAGAATATGGAGAGTTTCTCAATGATGTCATCATTGATTTCTATCTTAA GTATCTGTTATTGGAGAAGGCACCAAAACATATTGCTGACCGTACACACATTTTTAGCAGTTTCTTCTACAAGTGCCTGACCAGGACAGAAAAAAACTCAGAGGGGGATGTCAAAGTTTC agtaGCACAGAGAAGACACAGAAGAGTAAGAACATGGACTCGCCATATAAATATCTTCAATAAAGATTATATTTTTGTGCCTGTGAATGAGGA GTCTCATTGGTACATGGCAGTTATCTGTTTTCCTTGGTTGGAAGAAGCTGTGTATGAGGAGTGTCCCCAGCAGAATTCACCGTCCCCCCGGCCTCGGCAGTCTCCCCTGGAGCCACAGAGCGAGAGCACCAGAGCTggctcagtgctctgcagggatgAAGAAGAGGGGCATGGTAGCAGAAGTTTATTCTCTAAAG GACACAATGaaattgctgcttctgcttcagTTCTATATTCAGCTATTTCTAAA ATCTCCCTAAGTAATTCCAAAAAGCAGATTTGTAAAAG GCCTTGTATACTCATCTTAGATTCCCTGAAAGCATGTTCTGTGCAGAAAACTGTTCAGGTTTTGAGAGA GTACCTTGAAGTGGAATGGGAAGCAAAACGAAAAACACATCGGGAATTCAGTAAATCAACAATGATTGACCTATGTCCCAGAGTGCCTAAACAAGATAACAGCAGTGATTGTGGGGTCTATTTGCTGCAGTATGTGGAAAGCTTCTTCCAG AATCCCATAGTTAATTTTGAACAACCACTGCATCTGGAGAATTGGTTCCCTCGTCAGCTGAtcagaaacaaaagagaagaaattcgAGACCTGATCTTGCAACTGCACTTTCAACAGcagagtggcagcagcagctaa
- the SENP7 gene encoding sentrin-specific protease 7 isoform X2 codes for MSGRTSSSSHVDFRIPKKKTNTKSEDVQVQSPLARLPGSHHCDCPLKEWKLSANNRKPSTKGKRQREYNRHSSNDEESIGQPKVILTNVLSTKIGRKYIDSHVIIDANLPAADKLQSGQLPSSAVASLQTCQILSSPHESSFLSERSERCLRKTDDELCKLTKASKEPEKINAVTFRRRELQKKENKHCGELEKRSRHMNSSTLSQKESGSFVSEKRKRKYSGHISDDCNAHIPQKSLAFSEKKSLSSAQSPGCRIPCEDGQDHRSNPILVPDCPAERDAKDTSTHNHLRPAHCHTEDSASESPSRNVSKIQLSATSGDVLSSQAGTIRKLKLDKSEYLSKLRNRICRVILSSDDEDGPSEPQCTELMKDNITENKETQSDFCFSAKQLEDKTKSHTEQFLTESVEDKYPLRLPSRSTPKKQPNLALDVEFDRLHIGKFKCLSTGPARFTLKNIVIPFQVSLKSIQLTLDTLDLRRLGWWKSGGGCSSTIIFLWLSVDYVEKIETQMGKLVTSQPSKSNEFVFLEMSQPLTEWEEERLTELITGVSKRNRAPDLAEFLSLKQALPLFKDLSPEESSFVSCNKDLLKQWLPKENTSDAHEPVIQESKLKVIRPSYALANKQNSGCYCISLSSALNEEWKEVREMGAVKNLIVYPPPPAKGGLGVTREDLECLEYGEFLNDVIIDFYLKYLLLEKAPKHIADRTHIFSSFFYKCLTRTEKNSEGDVKVSVAQRRHRRVRTWTRHINIFNKDYIFVPVNEESHWYMAVICFPWLEEAVYEECPQQNSPSPRPRQSPLEPQSESTRAGSVLCRDEEEGHGSRSLFSKGHNEIAASASVLYSAISKISLSNSKKQICKRPCILILDSLKACSVQKTVQVLREYLEVEWEAKRKTHREFSKSTMIDLCPRVPKQDNSSDCGVYLLQYVESFFQNPIVNFEQPLHLENWFPRQLIRNKREEIRDLILQLHFQQQSGSSS; via the exons GCAACCCAAAGTTATCTTGACGAACGTCCTGAGTACGAAAATTGGAAGAAAGTACATAGACAGCCACGTAATAATTGATGCAAATTTACCTGCTGCAGACAAATTGCAATCGGGTCAACTCCCCTCATCAGCTGTTGCCAGCCTACAGACATGTCAAATATTAAGTTCTCCTCATGaaagttcttttctttctgaaag GTCTGAACGTTGCCTGAGAAAGACAGATGATGAACTGTGTAAATTGACCAAGGCTTCTAAGGAACCAGAAAAAATCAATGCTGTCACTTTCAGAAGACGAGAGCTGCAGAAGAAAG aaaacAAGCACTGTGGTGAActggagaagaggagcagaCACATGAACAGCTCTACTCTTAGTCAGAAGGAATCAGGTTCTTTTGTttctgagaaaaggaaaagaaaatacagtggcCATATTTCTGATGATTGTAATGCACACATTCCACAAAAGTCACTTGCATTCTCT gaaaagaaaagtttGAGTTCAGCTCAGTCTCCTGGCTGCAGAATACCCTGTGAGGATGGACAAGACCACAGATCTAATCCTATTCTGGTGCCAGACTGTCCAGCAGAGAGAGATGCTAAAGACACTTCCACCCACAACCACTTAAGGCCTGCTCACTGCCACACAGAGGACTCTGCCTCAGAGTCTCCTTCCAGAAATGTGTCAAAGATACAGCTTTCTGCCACCAGTGGGGATGTGCTTTCCTCACAAGCTGGTACCATCAGGAAATTAAAGCTGGACAAATCAGAGTACCTGAGCAAGCTGCGGAACAGAATCTGCAGGG ttaTCCTTTCCAGTGATGATGAAGATGGACCTTCTGAaccacaatgcacagagctgaTGAAGGATAATatcactgaaaataaagaaacGCAGTCTGACTTCTGTTTCTCAGCTAAGCAATTAGAAGACAAGACAAAAAGTCACACAGAGCAG tttttaacAGAGTCAGTTGAAGATAAATATCCTCTCAGGTTACCTTCTAGAAGCACACCTAAAAAGCAGCCAAACCTGGCACTGGATGTTGAATTTGATAGACTACACATTGGGAAATTTAAGTGTTTATCAACCGGTCCTGCTAGG tttacactgaaaaatattgTGATCCCATTTCAGG TGTCTCTTAAGAGCATTCAGCTTACACTGGATACACTGGATCTGAGAAGACTTGGCTGGTGGAAAAGTGGTGGTGGCTGTTCTtcaacaattatttttctttggttatCTGTGGATTATGTAGAAAAGATTGAAACCCAGATGGGAAAGTTAGTTACCAGCCAGCCAT ccAAATCCaatgaatttgtatttttggaAATGTCTCAGCCACTCACAGAATGGGAAGAAGAGAGGCTGACTGAACTGATTACAGGTGTCAGCAAGAGGAACAGAGCACCAGATCTTGCTGAGTTTTTGTCTTTGAAACAAGCATTACCCTTGTTTAAGGATCTTTCTCCTGAAGAAAGCTCTTTTGTGAGTTGCAATAAGGATCTACTAAAGCAATGGCTGCCAAAAGAGAATACCTCAGATGCTCATGAGCCTGTAATTCAG GAATCAAAGCTAAAAGTGATCAGGCCCAGTTATGCTCTTGCAAATAAGCAGAATAGTGGCTGCTATTGTATCTCTTTGTCCTCTGCACTGAATGAAGAATGGAAAGAAGTAAGAGAAATGGGAGCAGTTAAGAA TTTAATTGTTTATCCACCCCCACCTGCAAAAGGAGGACTGGGAGTCACAAGAGAAGACCTAGAGTGCTTAGAATATGGAGAGTTTCTCAATGATGTCATCATTGATTTCTATCTTAA GTATCTGTTATTGGAGAAGGCACCAAAACATATTGCTGACCGTACACACATTTTTAGCAGTTTCTTCTACAAGTGCCTGACCAGGACAGAAAAAAACTCAGAGGGGGATGTCAAAGTTTC agtaGCACAGAGAAGACACAGAAGAGTAAGAACATGGACTCGCCATATAAATATCTTCAATAAAGATTATATTTTTGTGCCTGTGAATGAGGA GTCTCATTGGTACATGGCAGTTATCTGTTTTCCTTGGTTGGAAGAAGCTGTGTATGAGGAGTGTCCCCAGCAGAATTCACCGTCCCCCCGGCCTCGGCAGTCTCCCCTGGAGCCACAGAGCGAGAGCACCAGAGCTggctcagtgctctgcagggatgAAGAAGAGGGGCATGGTAGCAGAAGTTTATTCTCTAAAG GACACAATGaaattgctgcttctgcttcagTTCTATATTCAGCTATTTCTAAA ATCTCCCTAAGTAATTCCAAAAAGCAGATTTGTAAAAG GCCTTGTATACTCATCTTAGATTCCCTGAAAGCATGTTCTGTGCAGAAAACTGTTCAGGTTTTGAGAGA GTACCTTGAAGTGGAATGGGAAGCAAAACGAAAAACACATCGGGAATTCAGTAAATCAACAATGATTGACCTATGTCCCAGAGTGCCTAAACAAGATAACAGCAGTGATTGTGGGGTCTATTTGCTGCAGTATGTGGAAAGCTTCTTCCAG AATCCCATAGTTAATTTTGAACAACCACTGCATCTGGAGAATTGGTTCCCTCGTCAGCTGAtcagaaacaaaagagaagaaattcgAGACCTGATCTTGCAACTGCACTTTCAACAGcagagtggcagcagcagctaa
- the SENP7 gene encoding sentrin-specific protease 7 isoform X3, with product MSGRTSSSSHVDWKLSANNRKPSTKGKRQREYNRHSSNDEESIGQPKVILTNVLSTKIGRKYIDSHVIIDANLPAADKLQSGQLPSSAVASLQTCQILSSPHESSFLSERSERCLRKTDDELCKLTKASKEPEKINAVTFRRRELQKKENKHCGELEKRSRHMNSSTLSQKESGSFVSEKRKRKYSGHISDDCNAHIPQKSLAFSEKKSLSSAQSPGCRIPCEDGQDHRSNPILVPDCPAERDAKDTSTHNHLRPAHCHTEDSASESPSRNVSKIQLSATSGDVLSSQAGTIRKLKLDKSEYLSKLRNRICRGNQHLVSIDPIILSSDDEDGPSEPQCTELMKDNITENKETQSDFCFSAKQLEDKTKSHTEQFLTESVEDKYPLRLPSRSTPKKQPNLALDVEFDRLHIGKFKCLSTGPARFTLKNIVIPFQVSLKSIQLTLDTLDLRRLGWWKSGGGCSSTIIFLWLSVDYVEKIETQMGKLVTSQPSKSNEFVFLEMSQPLTEWEEERLTELITGVSKRNRAPDLAEFLSLKQALPLFKDLSPEESSFVSCNKDLLKQWLPKENTSDAHEPVIQESKLKVIRPSYALANKQNSGCYCISLSSALNEEWKEVREMGAVKNLIVYPPPPAKGGLGVTREDLECLEYGEFLNDVIIDFYLKYLLLEKAPKHIADRTHIFSSFFYKCLTRTEKNSEGDVKVSVAQRRHRRVRTWTRHINIFNKDYIFVPVNEESHWYMAVICFPWLEEAVYEECPQQNSPSPRPRQSPLEPQSESTRAGSVLCRDEEEGHGSRSLFSKGHNEIAASASVLYSAISKISLSNSKKQICKRPCILILDSLKACSVQKTVQVLREYLEVEWEAKRKTHREFSKSTMIDLCPRVPKQDNSSDCGVYLLQYVESFFQNPIVNFEQPLHLENWFPRQLIRNKREEIRDLILQLHFQQQSGSSS from the exons GCAACCCAAAGTTATCTTGACGAACGTCCTGAGTACGAAAATTGGAAGAAAGTACATAGACAGCCACGTAATAATTGATGCAAATTTACCTGCTGCAGACAAATTGCAATCGGGTCAACTCCCCTCATCAGCTGTTGCCAGCCTACAGACATGTCAAATATTAAGTTCTCCTCATGaaagttcttttctttctgaaag GTCTGAACGTTGCCTGAGAAAGACAGATGATGAACTGTGTAAATTGACCAAGGCTTCTAAGGAACCAGAAAAAATCAATGCTGTCACTTTCAGAAGACGAGAGCTGCAGAAGAAAG aaaacAAGCACTGTGGTGAActggagaagaggagcagaCACATGAACAGCTCTACTCTTAGTCAGAAGGAATCAGGTTCTTTTGTttctgagaaaaggaaaagaaaatacagtggcCATATTTCTGATGATTGTAATGCACACATTCCACAAAAGTCACTTGCATTCTCT gaaaagaaaagtttGAGTTCAGCTCAGTCTCCTGGCTGCAGAATACCCTGTGAGGATGGACAAGACCACAGATCTAATCCTATTCTGGTGCCAGACTGTCCAGCAGAGAGAGATGCTAAAGACACTTCCACCCACAACCACTTAAGGCCTGCTCACTGCCACACAGAGGACTCTGCCTCAGAGTCTCCTTCCAGAAATGTGTCAAAGATACAGCTTTCTGCCACCAGTGGGGATGTGCTTTCCTCACAAGCTGGTACCATCAGGAAATTAAAGCTGGACAAATCAGAGTACCTGAGCAAGCTGCGGAACAGAATCTGCAGGGGTAATCAGCACCTTGTTTCCATTGACCCAA ttaTCCTTTCCAGTGATGATGAAGATGGACCTTCTGAaccacaatgcacagagctgaTGAAGGATAATatcactgaaaataaagaaacGCAGTCTGACTTCTGTTTCTCAGCTAAGCAATTAGAAGACAAGACAAAAAGTCACACAGAGCAG tttttaacAGAGTCAGTTGAAGATAAATATCCTCTCAGGTTACCTTCTAGAAGCACACCTAAAAAGCAGCCAAACCTGGCACTGGATGTTGAATTTGATAGACTACACATTGGGAAATTTAAGTGTTTATCAACCGGTCCTGCTAGG tttacactgaaaaatattgTGATCCCATTTCAGG TGTCTCTTAAGAGCATTCAGCTTACACTGGATACACTGGATCTGAGAAGACTTGGCTGGTGGAAAAGTGGTGGTGGCTGTTCTtcaacaattatttttctttggttatCTGTGGATTATGTAGAAAAGATTGAAACCCAGATGGGAAAGTTAGTTACCAGCCAGCCAT ccAAATCCaatgaatttgtatttttggaAATGTCTCAGCCACTCACAGAATGGGAAGAAGAGAGGCTGACTGAACTGATTACAGGTGTCAGCAAGAGGAACAGAGCACCAGATCTTGCTGAGTTTTTGTCTTTGAAACAAGCATTACCCTTGTTTAAGGATCTTTCTCCTGAAGAAAGCTCTTTTGTGAGTTGCAATAAGGATCTACTAAAGCAATGGCTGCCAAAAGAGAATACCTCAGATGCTCATGAGCCTGTAATTCAG GAATCAAAGCTAAAAGTGATCAGGCCCAGTTATGCTCTTGCAAATAAGCAGAATAGTGGCTGCTATTGTATCTCTTTGTCCTCTGCACTGAATGAAGAATGGAAAGAAGTAAGAGAAATGGGAGCAGTTAAGAA TTTAATTGTTTATCCACCCCCACCTGCAAAAGGAGGACTGGGAGTCACAAGAGAAGACCTAGAGTGCTTAGAATATGGAGAGTTTCTCAATGATGTCATCATTGATTTCTATCTTAA GTATCTGTTATTGGAGAAGGCACCAAAACATATTGCTGACCGTACACACATTTTTAGCAGTTTCTTCTACAAGTGCCTGACCAGGACAGAAAAAAACTCAGAGGGGGATGTCAAAGTTTC agtaGCACAGAGAAGACACAGAAGAGTAAGAACATGGACTCGCCATATAAATATCTTCAATAAAGATTATATTTTTGTGCCTGTGAATGAGGA GTCTCATTGGTACATGGCAGTTATCTGTTTTCCTTGGTTGGAAGAAGCTGTGTATGAGGAGTGTCCCCAGCAGAATTCACCGTCCCCCCGGCCTCGGCAGTCTCCCCTGGAGCCACAGAGCGAGAGCACCAGAGCTggctcagtgctctgcagggatgAAGAAGAGGGGCATGGTAGCAGAAGTTTATTCTCTAAAG GACACAATGaaattgctgcttctgcttcagTTCTATATTCAGCTATTTCTAAA ATCTCCCTAAGTAATTCCAAAAAGCAGATTTGTAAAAG GCCTTGTATACTCATCTTAGATTCCCTGAAAGCATGTTCTGTGCAGAAAACTGTTCAGGTTTTGAGAGA GTACCTTGAAGTGGAATGGGAAGCAAAACGAAAAACACATCGGGAATTCAGTAAATCAACAATGATTGACCTATGTCCCAGAGTGCCTAAACAAGATAACAGCAGTGATTGTGGGGTCTATTTGCTGCAGTATGTGGAAAGCTTCTTCCAG AATCCCATAGTTAATTTTGAACAACCACTGCATCTGGAGAATTGGTTCCCTCGTCAGCTGAtcagaaacaaaagagaagaaattcgAGACCTGATCTTGCAACTGCACTTTCAACAGcagagtggcagcagcagctaa
- the SENP7 gene encoding sentrin-specific protease 7 isoform X4: MSGRTSSSSHVDFRIPKKKTNTKSEDVQVQSPLARLPGSHHCDCPLKEWKLSANNRKPSTKGKRQREYNRHSSNDEESIGSERCLRKTDDELCKLTKASKEPEKINAVTFRRRELQKKENKHCGELEKRSRHMNSSTLSQKESGSFVSEKRKRKYSGHISDDCNAHIPQKSLAFSEKKSLSSAQSPGCRIPCEDGQDHRSNPILVPDCPAERDAKDTSTHNHLRPAHCHTEDSASESPSRNVSKIQLSATSGDVLSSQAGTIRKLKLDKSEYLSKLRNRICRGNQHLVSIDPIILSSDDEDGPSEPQCTELMKDNITENKETQSDFCFSAKQLEDKTKSHTEQFLTESVEDKYPLRLPSRSTPKKQPNLALDVEFDRLHIGKFKCLSTGPARFTLKNIVIPFQVSLKSIQLTLDTLDLRRLGWWKSGGGCSSTIIFLWLSVDYVEKIETQMGKLVTSQPSKSNEFVFLEMSQPLTEWEEERLTELITGVSKRNRAPDLAEFLSLKQALPLFKDLSPEESSFVSCNKDLLKQWLPKENTSDAHEPVIQESKLKVIRPSYALANKQNSGCYCISLSSALNEEWKEVREMGAVKNLIVYPPPPAKGGLGVTREDLECLEYGEFLNDVIIDFYLKYLLLEKAPKHIADRTHIFSSFFYKCLTRTEKNSEGDVKVSVAQRRHRRVRTWTRHINIFNKDYIFVPVNEESHWYMAVICFPWLEEAVYEECPQQNSPSPRPRQSPLEPQSESTRAGSVLCRDEEEGHGSRSLFSKGHNEIAASASVLYSAISKISLSNSKKQICKRPCILILDSLKACSVQKTVQVLREYLEVEWEAKRKTHREFSKSTMIDLCPRVPKQDNSSDCGVYLLQYVESFFQNPIVNFEQPLHLENWFPRQLIRNKREEIRDLILQLHFQQQSGSSS; encoded by the exons GTCTGAACGTTGCCTGAGAAAGACAGATGATGAACTGTGTAAATTGACCAAGGCTTCTAAGGAACCAGAAAAAATCAATGCTGTCACTTTCAGAAGACGAGAGCTGCAGAAGAAAG aaaacAAGCACTGTGGTGAActggagaagaggagcagaCACATGAACAGCTCTACTCTTAGTCAGAAGGAATCAGGTTCTTTTGTttctgagaaaaggaaaagaaaatacagtggcCATATTTCTGATGATTGTAATGCACACATTCCACAAAAGTCACTTGCATTCTCT gaaaagaaaagtttGAGTTCAGCTCAGTCTCCTGGCTGCAGAATACCCTGTGAGGATGGACAAGACCACAGATCTAATCCTATTCTGGTGCCAGACTGTCCAGCAGAGAGAGATGCTAAAGACACTTCCACCCACAACCACTTAAGGCCTGCTCACTGCCACACAGAGGACTCTGCCTCAGAGTCTCCTTCCAGAAATGTGTCAAAGATACAGCTTTCTGCCACCAGTGGGGATGTGCTTTCCTCACAAGCTGGTACCATCAGGAAATTAAAGCTGGACAAATCAGAGTACCTGAGCAAGCTGCGGAACAGAATCTGCAGGGGTAATCAGCACCTTGTTTCCATTGACCCAA ttaTCCTTTCCAGTGATGATGAAGATGGACCTTCTGAaccacaatgcacagagctgaTGAAGGATAATatcactgaaaataaagaaacGCAGTCTGACTTCTGTTTCTCAGCTAAGCAATTAGAAGACAAGACAAAAAGTCACACAGAGCAG tttttaacAGAGTCAGTTGAAGATAAATATCCTCTCAGGTTACCTTCTAGAAGCACACCTAAAAAGCAGCCAAACCTGGCACTGGATGTTGAATTTGATAGACTACACATTGGGAAATTTAAGTGTTTATCAACCGGTCCTGCTAGG tttacactgaaaaatattgTGATCCCATTTCAGG TGTCTCTTAAGAGCATTCAGCTTACACTGGATACACTGGATCTGAGAAGACTTGGCTGGTGGAAAAGTGGTGGTGGCTGTTCTtcaacaattatttttctttggttatCTGTGGATTATGTAGAAAAGATTGAAACCCAGATGGGAAAGTTAGTTACCAGCCAGCCAT ccAAATCCaatgaatttgtatttttggaAATGTCTCAGCCACTCACAGAATGGGAAGAAGAGAGGCTGACTGAACTGATTACAGGTGTCAGCAAGAGGAACAGAGCACCAGATCTTGCTGAGTTTTTGTCTTTGAAACAAGCATTACCCTTGTTTAAGGATCTTTCTCCTGAAGAAAGCTCTTTTGTGAGTTGCAATAAGGATCTACTAAAGCAATGGCTGCCAAAAGAGAATACCTCAGATGCTCATGAGCCTGTAATTCAG GAATCAAAGCTAAAAGTGATCAGGCCCAGTTATGCTCTTGCAAATAAGCAGAATAGTGGCTGCTATTGTATCTCTTTGTCCTCTGCACTGAATGAAGAATGGAAAGAAGTAAGAGAAATGGGAGCAGTTAAGAA TTTAATTGTTTATCCACCCCCACCTGCAAAAGGAGGACTGGGAGTCACAAGAGAAGACCTAGAGTGCTTAGAATATGGAGAGTTTCTCAATGATGTCATCATTGATTTCTATCTTAA GTATCTGTTATTGGAGAAGGCACCAAAACATATTGCTGACCGTACACACATTTTTAGCAGTTTCTTCTACAAGTGCCTGACCAGGACAGAAAAAAACTCAGAGGGGGATGTCAAAGTTTC agtaGCACAGAGAAGACACAGAAGAGTAAGAACATGGACTCGCCATATAAATATCTTCAATAAAGATTATATTTTTGTGCCTGTGAATGAGGA GTCTCATTGGTACATGGCAGTTATCTGTTTTCCTTGGTTGGAAGAAGCTGTGTATGAGGAGTGTCCCCAGCAGAATTCACCGTCCCCCCGGCCTCGGCAGTCTCCCCTGGAGCCACAGAGCGAGAGCACCAGAGCTggctcagtgctctgcagggatgAAGAAGAGGGGCATGGTAGCAGAAGTTTATTCTCTAAAG GACACAATGaaattgctgcttctgcttcagTTCTATATTCAGCTATTTCTAAA ATCTCCCTAAGTAATTCCAAAAAGCAGATTTGTAAAAG GCCTTGTATACTCATCTTAGATTCCCTGAAAGCATGTTCTGTGCAGAAAACTGTTCAGGTTTTGAGAGA GTACCTTGAAGTGGAATGGGAAGCAAAACGAAAAACACATCGGGAATTCAGTAAATCAACAATGATTGACCTATGTCCCAGAGTGCCTAAACAAGATAACAGCAGTGATTGTGGGGTCTATTTGCTGCAGTATGTGGAAAGCTTCTTCCAG AATCCCATAGTTAATTTTGAACAACCACTGCATCTGGAGAATTGGTTCCCTCGTCAGCTGAtcagaaacaaaagagaagaaattcgAGACCTGATCTTGCAACTGCACTTTCAACAGcagagtggcagcagcagctaa